From a region of the Latilactobacillus sakei genome:
- a CDS encoding tyrosine recombinase XerS yields the protein MDQQRYLELCEQRLADFPDYVRKFYINRQANAYSSATLYQYLQEYVRFFSWLIDEQIVAVQTTKEIPLIALDKMKLEDIELYKIFLMNKRKANNHKLSFQAVNRSINALNALWYFLTIEAEQADGEPYFYRNVMKKVKLLKSSETMATRSRHIGQKLLTGDKKHDFITFMQVDYPSALSNRQLASYKQNCERDIAICVLALTTGIRLSELAQANVSDLNLEQLTITVIRKGGQQDTVPIAPWGLPYLQDYVQIRQQRYLAANERALFVTKYRGQAKRISNYAIEKLVAKYSEAFGVRLTPHKFRHTLATDLMSATHSETIVATQLGQTTTQATHLYTHVVDDEQRSAMDKLE from the coding sequence ATGGACCAACAACGTTATCTCGAACTATGTGAACAACGCTTAGCAGATTTTCCCGATTACGTCCGTAAATTCTATATTAATCGGCAAGCCAACGCATACTCCTCTGCAACGCTCTACCAATACCTCCAAGAATACGTCCGCTTCTTCTCCTGGTTAATTGACGAACAAATCGTGGCTGTTCAAACGACCAAGGAGATCCCCCTCATTGCGCTTGATAAGATGAAGTTAGAAGATATCGAACTCTACAAGATTTTTTTAATGAATAAACGGAAAGCAAATAATCATAAACTCTCCTTCCAGGCAGTTAATCGCTCTATCAATGCTTTGAATGCGCTCTGGTACTTCCTGACAATTGAAGCTGAACAAGCTGATGGCGAGCCTTATTTTTACCGGAACGTCATGAAAAAAGTTAAACTCCTGAAATCTTCCGAGACAATGGCCACTCGGTCCCGCCATATCGGTCAAAAGTTGCTCACCGGCGATAAAAAACACGACTTCATTACCTTTATGCAAGTCGACTATCCCAGTGCGCTCTCTAATCGCCAACTCGCTTCTTATAAGCAAAATTGTGAACGTGATATTGCGATTTGCGTATTGGCACTCACTACCGGCATTCGTCTTTCCGAACTCGCCCAAGCTAACGTTTCTGATTTAAACCTTGAACAACTAACAATTACGGTTATTCGCAAAGGCGGTCAACAAGATACCGTGCCGATCGCACCTTGGGGTTTACCTTATCTGCAAGATTACGTTCAAATCCGGCAACAGCGCTATTTAGCCGCTAACGAACGGGCCTTATTTGTCACAAAGTATCGCGGCCAAGCCAAACGAATCAGTAACTATGCCATTGAAAAACTGGTAGCTAAGTACTCTGAAGCTTTTGGCGTTCGACTAACGCCGCATAAATTCCGTCATACACTCGCAACCGATCTGATGTCAGCGACCCACAGCGAAACGATCGTAGCGACCCAATTGGGCCAAACCACCACGCAGGCCACCCATTTGTATACGCACGTGGTTGATGACGAACAGCGCTCGGCAATGGATAAGCTCGAATGA
- the thiT gene encoding energy-coupled thiamine transporter ThiT encodes MQHQRLLIQIEGAIIAAFAMALEYIPHTVGPSAIEVSFGIIPIIIYSLRRGAAAGMVSGLIWGLLDLVLRGLGNGSVLNVWQGLLEFTIAFMVVGLAGVLQKPVQASIQQNTKVKTIALLWSAAFIGTFAKYFCHFLAGAIYWGSYAPKGMNAWLYSLTVNGGSFVAGFILNGIVFGILLAMIPKLYLPKDMFLKVQSEK; translated from the coding sequence ATGCAACATCAACGGTTATTGATTCAAATTGAAGGGGCCATTATCGCGGCATTTGCGATGGCTCTGGAATATATTCCGCATACTGTAGGGCCATCAGCGATTGAGGTTTCCTTTGGGATTATCCCCATTATTATCTATAGTCTCCGTCGCGGCGCCGCGGCTGGGATGGTTTCGGGTTTAATCTGGGGCCTTTTAGACCTCGTCTTACGCGGACTTGGTAACGGGAGTGTTCTCAACGTTTGGCAAGGATTACTAGAATTTACGATTGCCTTCATGGTCGTTGGCCTAGCTGGCGTTTTACAAAAACCAGTTCAAGCAAGTATCCAACAAAATACCAAAGTAAAAACGATTGCGCTCCTTTGGTCCGCAGCTTTCATTGGTACTTTCGCCAAATACTTCTGCCACTTCTTAGCTGGGGCCATCTACTGGGGCTCATACGCACCTAAAGGAATGAATGCTTGGCTCTATTCGTTAACCGTAAATGGCGGCAGTTTCGTTGCCGGCTTCATCTTAAATGGTATCGTCTTTGGGATTTTATTGGCGATGATTCCGAAATTATATCTCCCAAAAGATATGTTTTTAAAAGTCCAATCTGAAAAATAA
- the cadA gene encoding cadmium-translocating P-type ATPase, producing the protein MKHTLKLVLTIVVGITALILAFLCQQPLWAQVLVSLAGGLVALSMLIEMIRTLKSGRYGVDLLAITAIIATLAVGEYWAALMVLVMLTGGDSLEDYAAHKAGRELKSLLDNSPQVAHLMRGDGLVDVAVDELQVNDQVVVKPGELVPVDGHIIEGSSLFDESSLTGESRPVERTINEPIMSGSVNGETSITMVVDQLAINSQYQAIVKLVESSAAQPAHFVRLADRYAVPFTLVAYLIAGVAWWLSKDPVRFAEVLVVASPCPLILAAPIALISGMSRASRNGIIVKTGTTIEKLALAKSAAFDKTGTITNGQLTVDQVVPVIDIEPSELCRLAASAEQASAHILARSLLQVVPTAQLLEIISLKEMTGAGVTAQLASGQTVQVGKFEFVAPDQAKQSQTQTTVYIGIDGRYAGYITFIDHLRQEAPQTMSTLHQLGLQRLMMLTGDQATTAKEIAAQVGIDEVHAGCLPADKIRLINNVTPEQRPIIMVGDGVNDAPSLASADVGIAMGAHGATAASESADVVILKDDLSRVSGAITIARDTMRVARQSVLIGIFICIGLMLIASTGVVPALIGALFQEVVDTVSILYALRARNDH; encoded by the coding sequence ATGAAACATACGTTGAAATTAGTGCTCACAATTGTGGTTGGGATTACCGCATTAATATTAGCCTTTTTATGTCAACAACCACTGTGGGCCCAAGTATTAGTTAGTCTAGCTGGGGGGTTAGTCGCATTATCGATGCTGATTGAGATGATTCGCACTTTAAAATCAGGTCGATATGGTGTTGATTTACTAGCCATTACGGCAATCATTGCAACACTCGCTGTTGGTGAATATTGGGCTGCCTTGATGGTCCTCGTAATGTTAACAGGCGGCGATTCCCTGGAAGATTACGCCGCGCATAAAGCAGGGCGGGAATTAAAATCGTTATTGGACAACTCGCCACAAGTCGCGCATTTAATGCGTGGTGACGGACTTGTCGATGTTGCTGTCGACGAACTCCAAGTCAATGATCAAGTTGTTGTGAAGCCAGGGGAACTGGTTCCGGTTGACGGTCATATCATTGAGGGGTCATCGCTGTTTGATGAATCGTCTCTAACTGGTGAATCACGCCCAGTTGAAAGAACAATCAATGAGCCAATTATGTCAGGGTCAGTAAATGGTGAGACATCAATCACGATGGTGGTCGATCAATTAGCTATTAACAGTCAGTATCAAGCAATTGTTAAACTGGTTGAAAGCTCAGCAGCACAACCTGCCCATTTTGTTCGTTTAGCGGATCGTTATGCCGTACCATTTACATTAGTGGCGTATTTGATTGCAGGGGTGGCATGGTGGCTCTCAAAAGACCCTGTGCGCTTTGCCGAGGTCTTGGTGGTCGCGTCGCCATGCCCGTTGATTCTCGCGGCACCGATTGCACTTATCTCAGGTATGAGTCGTGCCAGCCGGAATGGGATTATCGTCAAAACGGGGACGACAATTGAAAAATTGGCGTTGGCCAAATCAGCTGCTTTTGATAAAACCGGCACGATTACGAATGGCCAATTAACCGTGGATCAAGTTGTACCAGTGATTGATATTGAACCATCGGAGTTATGTCGTTTAGCAGCCAGTGCTGAACAGGCTTCGGCCCATATTCTGGCTCGTTCCTTACTACAAGTCGTCCCAACAGCGCAATTATTAGAAATTATTAGTTTAAAAGAAATGACAGGTGCTGGTGTGACTGCCCAATTAGCATCTGGACAGACGGTTCAAGTCGGTAAATTTGAATTTGTGGCGCCTGACCAAGCTAAACAATCCCAGACACAGACAACTGTCTACATTGGCATTGACGGGCGTTATGCGGGCTATATCACATTTATCGACCATCTTCGCCAGGAAGCGCCTCAAACGATGTCAACGCTCCATCAGCTCGGTTTACAGCGCTTAATGATGCTCACAGGGGATCAGGCGACAACCGCTAAAGAGATTGCGGCTCAAGTCGGCATTGATGAAGTTCACGCTGGATGTTTGCCTGCCGATAAGATTCGACTCATCAATAATGTCACGCCGGAGCAGCGGCCGATAATCATGGTTGGCGATGGTGTTAACGACGCACCATCCTTAGCGAGTGCCGATGTCGGAATTGCGATGGGTGCTCACGGTGCCACAGCAGCGAGCGAATCCGCAGATGTCGTCATTTTAAAGGATGATTTGAGTCGGGTTAGTGGCGCCATCACGATTGCACGGGATACAATGCGGGTGGCGCGCCAGTCCGTTTTGATTGGGATCTTCATCTGTATCGGATTGATGTTGATTGCTAGTACCGGTGTCGTGCCAGCTTTAATTGGGGCCTTATTCCAAGAAGTTGTCGACACAGTTTCGATTTTATACGCATTACGTGCTAGAAATGACCATTAA
- a CDS encoding manganese-dependent inorganic pyrophosphatase → MSKELVFGHQNPDTDAIVAAMAFAYLQQQLGKDVEAVALGEPNEETSFALRHFAASTPRVIKEAGSEVQSVMLVDHNEAQQSVADIKDLTVTDVVDHHRIANFETVSPLFYRAEPVGCTSTILLSMFNENKIEIPAQLAGLMMSAIISDTLLMKSPTTTEKDRIAIKTLAEIADVDFESYGLEMLKAGTNLDDKSEAELIEADAKTFDMAGKKVRIDQVNTVDIEAVFKRQAAFEAAIEADNKANGYDLFVLLITDILNSNSEALVIGEPAEAFEKAFDVTLNNHRAQLAGVVSRKKQVVPQLTAAF, encoded by the coding sequence ATGAGTAAAGAATTAGTTTTTGGTCACCAAAACCCAGATACAGACGCAATTGTTGCGGCAATGGCGTTTGCTTATCTTCAACAACAACTTGGTAAGGACGTTGAAGCTGTTGCTTTAGGCGAACCAAATGAAGAAACAAGCTTTGCATTGCGCCACTTTGCTGCAAGCACACCACGTGTGATTAAAGAAGCTGGTAGTGAAGTACAAAGTGTTATGCTAGTTGACCACAACGAAGCCCAACAAAGTGTTGCTGATATCAAAGATTTAACAGTGACTGATGTTGTCGATCATCATCGGATTGCTAATTTTGAAACAGTGAGCCCATTATTCTACCGTGCGGAACCAGTTGGCTGTACCAGCACGATTCTTTTATCAATGTTCAACGAAAATAAGATTGAAATCCCTGCACAACTAGCTGGTTTAATGATGAGTGCCATCATTTCAGATACATTGTTGATGAAATCACCAACAACAACTGAAAAAGATCGGATTGCTATCAAGACATTAGCAGAAATTGCAGATGTTGATTTTGAATCATATGGTCTTGAAATGTTAAAAGCTGGTACTAACTTAGATGATAAGAGCGAAGCTGAATTAATTGAAGCTGATGCTAAAACATTCGATATGGCTGGTAAAAAAGTTCGTATCGATCAAGTTAACACAGTTGATATCGAAGCGGTCTTCAAACGCCAAGCTGCTTTTGAAGCTGCTATCGAAGCAGACAACAAAGCTAACGGTTACGACTTATTCGTACTTTTGATTACTGACATCTTAAACAGTAACTCAGAAGCGCTTGTTATCGGCGAACCAGCTGAAGCCTTCGAAAAGGCTTTTGATGTGACCTTAAACAACCATCGTGCCCAATTAGCCGGTGTTGTGTCACGTAAGAAACAAGTTGTCCCACAATTAACAGCAGCATTTTAA
- a CDS encoding LysR family transcriptional regulator: protein MKTRQENIFSSKTLTYFLQLAETMNYTQAAQLLGITQPALTQQIKKLERTVGAPLFYSVGKKLHISDAGRTMLDATHQIYDLLNTATDEIQSATSASRGKINIGILASMELSVIQSFLIKYYQQFPNIEVSVHLLTRKEIWDRLENNKIDLAIMYLPDDSIKNWKPYRSKKIADESLVFLSSNPLLKKRKKIHFEDTLTEKWVTYPDEYYLNQFISEAYKNQMVDRPISAAQFTSPFEILRFAEATGLSTALPKSFYDAHNVGIESNAVQFDPAIQFELAFVFRKEKEDIPRIDSFFREFNLYLEEKDYLTRIKEQNRKIV from the coding sequence ATGAAGACGAGACAAGAAAACATATTTTCTTCTAAAACGTTAACTTATTTTTTGCAATTAGCGGAAACAATGAACTATACGCAGGCCGCTCAGCTATTAGGGATTACACAACCTGCACTAACCCAACAAATTAAGAAATTAGAACGCACAGTTGGGGCACCACTTTTTTATTCCGTGGGTAAGAAATTACACATTTCTGATGCTGGCCGGACAATGTTAGATGCGACCCATCAAATCTATGATTTATTAAATACGGCAACGGATGAAATCCAAAGTGCGACTAGCGCTAGCCGCGGTAAAATTAATATCGGAATTTTGGCCTCAATGGAACTTAGTGTTATTCAAAGTTTCTTAATCAAATATTATCAACAATTTCCTAACATCGAAGTTAGTGTTCACTTATTGACACGTAAGGAGATTTGGGATCGCCTCGAAAATAATAAAATTGATTTGGCTATTATGTACTTGCCAGATGACAGTATCAAAAATTGGAAGCCTTACCGTTCTAAGAAGATTGCGGATGAAAGCCTTGTTTTCTTGAGCAGTAATCCGTTATTGAAAAAACGTAAGAAGATTCATTTTGAAGATACCTTAACTGAAAAATGGGTTACTTATCCTGATGAATACTATCTCAACCAATTTATTAGTGAAGCTTATAAGAATCAGATGGTCGATCGACCAATCAGTGCCGCACAATTTACATCACCATTTGAAATCTTACGTTTCGCAGAAGCAACTGGGTTAAGTACCGCATTGCCAAAGAGTTTTTACGATGCCCATAATGTTGGCATTGAATCGAACGCGGTACAATTTGATCCAGCGATTCAATTTGAACTAGCCTTCGTATTCCGTAAAGAAAAGGAAGATATTCCTCGGATTGACAGTTTCTTCCGTGAATTCAATCTTTACCTAGAAGAAAAAGACTATTTAACGCGAATTAAAGAACAAAACCGTAAAATCGTTTAA
- the pflA gene encoding pyruvate formate lyase-activating protein has translation MAINFTTRLSTEPAETVVPETTEAPIGYVHSIESFGSVDGPGIRFVAFLQGCRMRCEFCHNPDTWNIGSGEPYTADELIAKALPYKAFWGKEGGITCSGGESLIQIDFLIDLFKKCKAQGINTCLDTCGQPFTYKEPFFSKFKELMKYTDLSMVDIKHIDPEGHKKLTGFSNEHILEMIEYMSNHGHHMWIRHVLIPERTDYDCYLERLGDYIKTLNNVDRVEVLPYHTMGIVKYEKMGIKYPLEGIEPPTHDRVVNAERLLHTADYSK, from the coding sequence ATGGCAATTAACTTTACAACCCGTTTATCAACGGAACCAGCAGAAACAGTCGTACCGGAAACAACAGAAGCCCCAATTGGCTATGTCCATTCAATTGAGTCTTTTGGATCTGTAGATGGTCCTGGCATTCGTTTTGTGGCCTTTTTACAGGGGTGTCGCATGCGGTGTGAATTCTGTCATAATCCCGATACTTGGAATATTGGTAGTGGTGAGCCATATACTGCTGATGAATTAATTGCAAAAGCATTACCTTACAAAGCGTTTTGGGGTAAAGAAGGCGGTATTACCTGTAGTGGTGGTGAATCACTGATTCAAATTGATTTCTTAATTGATCTATTTAAAAAATGCAAAGCACAAGGGATTAATACATGTCTTGATACGTGCGGTCAACCTTTCACATACAAAGAACCATTCTTTAGTAAGTTTAAAGAATTGATGAAGTATACGGATTTATCGATGGTTGATATCAAACATATTGATCCAGAAGGCCATAAGAAGTTAACTGGTTTTTCAAATGAACATATTTTAGAAATGATTGAATATATGTCTAATCACGGCCATCATATGTGGATTCGGCACGTCCTCATTCCAGAACGGACTGATTATGACTGTTACTTAGAACGTCTTGGTGATTATATTAAGACCTTGAATAATGTTGACCGGGTTGAGGTATTGCCTTATCATACAATGGGAATTGTTAAATATGAGAAAATGGGGATTAAGTACCCACTTGAAGGTATCGAACCCCCAACTCATGATCGCGTTGTCAATGCTGAACGGCTGTTGCATACCGCTGATTATTCAAAATAA
- the pflB gene encoding formate C-acetyltransferase — protein MVKTEKINLADYWDGFNKGDWQDEIDIRDFIQQNFTAYDGDESFLAGPTEATTTLNDQLMALKKKEREAGGVLDADNDNPATVTSHGPGYLNKDLEKIVGLQTDAPLKRAFMPFGGIRMAEDALEAYGFKTDPEQHKIFNEYRKTHNQGVFDAYTPDMRKARHYKIITGLPDAYARGRIIPDLPRIAVYGIDRLAEEKVRDFNGIGDGEMTDDVIRLREEINEQYRALQDMKKMAASYGFDISKPAKNAQEAIQWIYFGYLAAIKTQNGAAMSVGRIDTTMDIFIQRDLDRGLITEAEAQEMVDHFVMKLRMVRFIRTEDYNSLFSGDPIWATLSMCGIGMDGRHHVTKTAFRVLKTLENMGAAPEPNITLLWSDRLPDGFKRYATEVSIKSSTIQYENDDLMRNEWGSDYYGIACCVSAQPIADGVQYFGARANLAKTILYAINGGIDELGKAQVGPAYQPITSEIIDYKEFMGKYDKMLDWLADVYVNALNTIHYMHDKYYYESAQLALKNSRLDRTFATGISGLSHAVDSISAIKYGQVKVIRDEDGMAVDFEAQNPDYPRYGNNDDRADDIAKWLVKTFYNKMNTHHLYRGSKLSTSVLTITSNVVYGKNTGTTPNGRQAGEPFSPGANPAYGAEKNGALASLLSTAKIPYRYATDGISNTFGVTPNTLGHDDNARKDALVNMVDGYMINHGMHLNINVFNKQTLMDAQQHPEEYPTLTVRVSGYCVYFADLTKEQQDDVISRTFFDEM, from the coding sequence ATGGTAAAAACTGAAAAAATCAACTTAGCCGATTATTGGGACGGTTTTAATAAGGGTGATTGGCAAGATGAAATCGATATTCGCGATTTCATCCAACAAAACTTTACAGCCTATGATGGTGATGAAAGTTTCTTAGCTGGTCCTACTGAAGCGACAACAACTTTAAACGACCAATTAATGGCACTTAAGAAAAAAGAACGTGAAGCAGGCGGTGTTTTAGATGCTGATAACGACAATCCTGCAACTGTTACATCACATGGTCCTGGTTATTTAAATAAGGATCTTGAAAAAATCGTTGGGTTACAAACTGACGCACCACTCAAACGAGCATTCATGCCTTTTGGTGGGATTCGGATGGCCGAAGATGCCTTAGAAGCTTATGGTTTTAAGACAGATCCAGAACAACACAAAATCTTTAACGAATATCGTAAGACTCATAACCAAGGGGTTTTCGATGCTTATACACCAGACATGCGTAAAGCACGTCACTACAAGATTATCACAGGACTTCCTGATGCTTATGCACGTGGCCGGATTATCCCTGATTTACCACGGATTGCTGTCTATGGGATTGACCGTTTAGCCGAAGAAAAAGTCCGCGACTTTAACGGCATTGGTGACGGTGAAATGACAGATGATGTTATTCGCCTTCGTGAAGAAATCAATGAACAATATCGTGCTTTACAAGACATGAAGAAAATGGCTGCTAGCTATGGTTTTGATATTTCAAAACCTGCTAAAAATGCGCAAGAAGCTATTCAATGGATTTACTTTGGCTACTTAGCAGCGATCAAGACACAAAACGGAGCTGCAATGTCAGTTGGCCGAATTGATACAACGATGGATATCTTTATCCAACGTGATTTAGATCGTGGCTTAATTACAGAAGCTGAAGCACAAGAAATGGTTGATCATTTTGTCATGAAATTACGGATGGTGCGCTTCATTCGGACAGAAGATTACAACTCATTATTCTCAGGTGATCCAATCTGGGCAACCTTATCAATGTGTGGGATTGGCATGGATGGCCGCCATCATGTTACTAAGACAGCCTTCCGTGTCTTGAAGACCTTGGAAAACATGGGGGCTGCACCAGAACCTAATATCACATTGCTCTGGTCAGATCGCTTACCAGACGGCTTTAAACGCTATGCAACTGAAGTATCAATTAAGAGTTCAACCATTCAATACGAAAATGACGACTTGATGCGCAACGAATGGGGTAGCGATTATTATGGGATTGCTTGTTGTGTTTCTGCACAACCAATTGCAGATGGCGTACAATACTTCGGTGCTCGTGCTAACTTGGCTAAGACAATCCTTTACGCAATTAACGGTGGGATTGATGAATTAGGTAAAGCCCAAGTTGGTCCAGCTTATCAACCAATTACAAGCGAAATCATCGATTACAAAGAATTCATGGGTAAATACGATAAGATGTTAGATTGGTTAGCAGACGTTTACGTTAATGCTTTAAACACAATCCACTACATGCATGACAAGTATTACTATGAATCAGCACAATTAGCATTGAAGAATAGTCGTTTAGACCGGACATTTGCGACTGGTATTTCTGGTTTATCACATGCGGTTGATTCAATTTCAGCTATTAAATATGGTCAAGTTAAAGTTATTCGTGATGAAGACGGTATGGCAGTCGATTTTGAAGCTCAAAATCCTGATTACCCACGTTACGGTAACAATGATGACCGTGCTGATGATATTGCTAAATGGTTAGTTAAGACTTTCTACAACAAGATGAATACACACCATTTATATCGTGGTTCAAAATTATCAACATCTGTTTTAACAATCACATCAAACGTTGTTTATGGTAAGAATACAGGGACAACCCCTAACGGCCGTCAAGCCGGCGAACCATTCTCACCTGGTGCTAACCCAGCATACGGTGCTGAAAAGAACGGTGCTTTAGCATCATTACTTTCAACAGCTAAGATTCCTTATCGTTATGCAACTGATGGGATTTCAAATACATTTGGTGTGACACCTAATACTTTAGGTCATGACGATAACGCACGTAAAGATGCCTTAGTCAACATGGTCGACGGTTATATGATCAATCATGGTATGCATTTGAATATCAACGTCTTCAACAAACAAACATTAATGGATGCCCAACAACATCCTGAAGAATACCCAACATTAACGGTTCGTGTTTCTGGTTACTGTGTCTACTTCGCAGATTTAACCAAGGAACAACAAGATGATGTTATTTCAAGAACATTCTTCGATGAAATGTAG
- the parC gene encoding DNA topoisomerase IV subunit A: MADEAQKIQELTLEEVMGDRFGRYSKYIIQERALPDIRDGLKPVQRRILYAMAIDGNTYDKGFRKSAKSVGNVMGNFHPHGDSSIYEAMVRLSQDWKLREPLIEMHGNNGSMDGDPPAAMRYTEARLSKIASEMLKDIDKKTVDFVLNFDDTAEEPTVLPARFPNLLVNGATGISAGYATEIPPHNLGEVTDGLVYLIDHPDATLEKMMTFVKGPDFPTGGILQGLDGIKKAYETGRGRVVVRAKTSIQQLRGNREQIVISEIPYEVNKAQMVKKIDELRVLKKVDGISEVRDESDRMGLSVVIELKKQADSQGILNYLFKNTDLQITYNFNMVAISDMQPKQVGLLEILHAYLKHQEEVVTRRTQYSLQKAQDRLHIVAGLVKALSILDQVISTIRASKNKKDAKTNLVAQYDFTEAQAEAIVSLQLYRLTNTDVTALEAEAAELKTAVAGYQAILGNPKELARVIKAELKSVVKAYRNDRKTEIEAEIETLEIDTSVTVIDETVMVAVSHDGYLKRSSLRSYQASEGADGGLKEGDFAILQQPMQTLDQLMLFTNYGHLIQRPVHEIADLKWKEMGEHISQSIGLAADEAIIAAFSFTPNEQSGYFVIGTTDGYIKQTAFQDLLPSRTYRSKAQDFIKLHAGANVTNVYWVSEADAQQQAVFSASYNGYGLSFALSEVSVSGAKAGGVKLMDLKDGDHVANFTLFDPAEKHAAVAIITQRGAFKRMFLSEVGLTSRARRGVLILRELKRDPHRVAAMIRVAPKIALLVKTEQALLTIDPQAHATGDRYSNGSFVMDVEEVGQPVFVLAQSSEPISNHKD, from the coding sequence TTGGCTGATGAAGCACAAAAAATTCAAGAGTTAACCCTTGAAGAAGTCATGGGCGACCGCTTTGGCCGGTATTCCAAATACATCATTCAAGAACGGGCATTACCGGATATTCGGGATGGATTAAAACCTGTTCAACGGCGAATTTTGTACGCAATGGCAATTGATGGTAATACTTATGACAAAGGATTCCGTAAATCAGCGAAGTCTGTTGGGAACGTCATGGGTAATTTTCATCCGCATGGTGATAGCTCGATTTATGAAGCAATGGTCCGCCTAAGCCAAGACTGGAAATTACGGGAACCATTAATTGAAATGCACGGGAATAATGGGTCGATGGATGGCGATCCACCAGCTGCTATGCGTTATACAGAAGCGCGACTCAGCAAAATTGCCAGTGAGATGTTAAAAGATATCGATAAAAAGACAGTTGATTTTGTCTTAAACTTTGATGATACGGCTGAAGAACCAACTGTTTTACCAGCCCGCTTCCCGAACCTCTTGGTCAACGGGGCGACTGGTATTTCCGCTGGGTATGCAACTGAGATTCCACCCCATAACTTAGGTGAAGTCACAGATGGGTTAGTTTATTTAATCGATCATCCAGACGCAACACTAGAAAAGATGATGACCTTTGTTAAAGGCCCTGATTTCCCGACTGGTGGGATTCTACAAGGCCTGGACGGGATTAAGAAAGCTTACGAAACAGGCCGTGGTCGCGTTGTTGTGCGGGCTAAAACCAGCATTCAACAACTCCGTGGTAATCGGGAACAAATCGTTATCAGCGAGATTCCATACGAAGTCAATAAGGCCCAAATGGTCAAAAAGATTGATGAATTACGAGTCTTGAAGAAGGTTGATGGTATTTCTGAAGTCCGTGATGAAAGTGATCGGATGGGTTTATCAGTGGTCATCGAATTAAAGAAACAAGCGGATAGTCAAGGGATTTTGAATTATCTCTTTAAAAATACCGATTTACAAATTACGTATAATTTCAATATGGTCGCCATCTCTGATATGCAACCTAAACAGGTTGGCTTACTTGAGATTTTACATGCCTACTTAAAGCATCAAGAAGAAGTCGTTACGCGGCGGACACAATACAGCTTACAAAAAGCACAGGATCGGTTGCATATTGTTGCAGGTCTTGTTAAAGCCCTATCGATTCTTGACCAAGTAATCAGTACGATTCGCGCAAGTAAGAATAAAAAAGACGCTAAGACAAACTTAGTGGCACAATACGATTTTACCGAAGCACAAGCCGAAGCAATTGTTTCCTTACAATTGTATCGTTTAACGAATACCGATGTGACGGCCTTAGAAGCCGAAGCGGCTGAATTAAAAACAGCGGTTGCAGGTTATCAAGCAATCTTGGGTAATCCTAAAGAACTTGCACGGGTCATTAAGGCTGAATTAAAATCGGTGGTTAAAGCTTACCGGAACGATCGGAAGACAGAAATTGAAGCCGAAATTGAAACCCTTGAGATTGATACGAGCGTGACAGTGATTGATGAAACCGTTATGGTTGCAGTTAGTCATGACGGCTACCTTAAACGGAGTAGTCTCCGTTCTTATCAAGCCTCAGAAGGGGCTGATGGTGGTCTGAAAGAAGGCGATTTTGCCATCTTACAACAACCTATGCAGACACTCGATCAATTGATGTTATTTACCAACTATGGGCATTTGATTCAACGACCAGTGCATGAAATTGCCGATTTGAAGTGGAAAGAAATGGGCGAACATATTTCGCAATCGATTGGCTTAGCGGCCGATGAAGCGATTATTGCGGCCTTTAGCTTTACGCCAAACGAACAAAGTGGCTATTTTGTTATCGGAACGACCGATGGTTACATTAAGCAAACGGCTTTCCAAGACTTGTTGCCAAGTCGGACCTATCGTTCAAAAGCCCAAGACTTTATTAAGCTACATGCTGGGGCGAACGTGACGAATGTTTATTGGGTCTCGGAAGCAGATGCCCAACAACAGGCTGTTTTTAGTGCTAGTTATAACGGTTATGGCTTAAGCTTTGCTTTAAGCGAAGTATCAGTCTCTGGTGCCAAAGCCGGTGGTGTGAAACTGATGGATCTTAAAGATGGCGATCATGTCGCTAACTTTACGCTCTTTGACCCCGCTGAAAAGCACGCTGCTGTCGCAATTATCACGCAACGTGGGGCCTTTAAGCGCATGTTCTTAAGCGAAGTCGGCTTAACAAGCCGTGCACGGCGTGGGGTCTTAATCTTGCGTGAATTAAAACGCGATCCGCATCGGGTGGCCGCTATGATTCGTGTTGCACCTAAGATCGCATTATTAGTGAAAACTGAGCAGGCATTATTAACAATTGACCCACAAGCACATGCAACAGGTGACCGATATTCAAACGGGAGCTTTGTCATGGATGTTGAAGAAGTTGGTCAACCGGTATTTGTTTTAGCGCAATCCAGCGAACCAATTTCAAATCATAAAGATTAA